From a single Paramormyrops kingsleyae isolate MSU_618 chromosome 14, PKINGS_0.4, whole genome shotgun sequence genomic region:
- the LOC111852362 gene encoding G patch domain-containing protein 2-like: protein MDELVHDLASALEQTSEQAKLEELWEEMVLSPLQQRRQVRRRRGRKRRCDTSLHPTEHGRCLSEASESSLDEAAKDCRENTVAIGNPSDSDDIAAAAAKRRPSSSSSAAAAASLRARQHSWAESDSFTENTPGRPLRRRRKVKRMTSDVTVSLQQKLKVSELDGERLGGHKSAKKQRLSKLRKGPWRAGGREPVGGGARLIAEECWKDKIMFEAKEQREASDENMSECETSSICSSDPGLFTNDEGRQGDDEQSDWFFEGECGQGMGVSALLPGWDADAAPELESLESGLDKLSSPTFLHPARPAQRGYHARLSRLPGVAARCIRKGRRRLPGKETSMMAMSVERMKHLSQDLYQKEFWLPSIGKRDWHQFSPLSPLYPVDVSSDGSHQRCSSSICKNRQTSVHLGLLCTSDIKRRRKTTAVPGSAAACIPFREDSLGEAAEGGGGETTPIAMESMGASPPALGTQDFAKPGLYFGIRGDLED from the exons ATGGATGAGCTGGTGCATGACCTGGCCTCTGCGCTGGAACAGACGTCGGAGCAGGCCAAGCTGGAGGAGCTATGGGAGGAGATGGTGCTGAGCCCTCTGCAGCAGCGGAGGCAGGTCCGGCGGCGTCGGGGCCGCAAGCGGCGCTGCGACACCTCCCTTCACCCGACAGAGCATGGCCGCTGCCTGAGTGAGGCATCCGAGTCCAGCCTCGATGAGGCGGCCAAGGACTGTCGTGAGAACACCGTCGCCATCGGCAACCCCAGTGACTCGGACGACATAGCGGCGGCGGCGGCCAAGCGCCGgccatcctcctcctcctccgctgCAGCTGCTGCCTCCCTCCGGGCCCGGCAGCACTCCTGGGCTGAGTCCGACTCCTTCACAGAGAACACGCCCGGCCGGCCCCTACGGCGCCGCCGTAAGGTCAAGCGCATGACATCAGATGTGACAGTCAGCCTGCAGCAGAAACTCAAGGTGTCAGAGCTGGACGGTGAGCGGCTGGGTGGCCACAAGTCAGCCAAGAAGCAGAGGCTGTCCAAGCTGAGGAAGGGCCCCTGGAGGGCTGGGGGCCGCGAGCCagttgggggcggggccagactCATCGCCGAGGAATGCTGGAAGGACAAGATCATGTTCGAGGCCAAGGAGCAGAGGGAGGCCTCGGATGAAAACATGTCTGAGTG TGAGACCTCCAGTATTTGTAGCAGTGATCCCGGCCTTTTCACGAACGACGAGGGAAGGCAAG GTGATGACGAGCAGAGCGACTGGTTCTTCGAGGGGGAGTGCGGTCAGGGAATGGGGGTCTCGGCGCTGCTTCCTGGCTGGGACGCAGACGCCGCACCCGAGCTGGAATCGCTGGAGTCGGGCCTGGACAAGCTCTCGTCACCCACCTTCCTCCATCCGGCCCGGCCCGCTCAGAGAG GATACCACGCCCGTCTCAGTCGCCTGCCCGGTGTGGCTGCCCGGTGCATCAGGAAGGGCAGACGGAGGCTGCCTGGCAAG GAGACCAGCATGATGGCCATGTCGGTGGAGAGGATGAAGCATCTCTCCCAGGACCTCTACCAGAAAGA GTTTTGGCTGCCATCCATTGGGAAGAGAGACTGGCACCAG TTCAGTCCGCTGTCTCCGCTGTACCCGGTTGACGTGTCGTCGGATGGCTCTCACCAAAGGTGCTCCTCGTCAATATGTAAGAACAG gcaGACCAGCGTTCACCTGGGGCTGCTGTGCACGAGTGACATCAAGAGGAGGCGCAAGACCACGGCAGTGCCCGGCTCCGCAGCAG CATGCATCCCGTTCCGCGAGGACAGCCTGGGCGAAGCGGCGGAAGGGGGGGGCGGCGAGACTACTCCCATCGCCATGGAGTCCATGGGGGCCAGCCCGCCCGCCTTGGGGACGCAAGATTTCGCCAAACCCGGCTTGTATTTTGGCATCCGGGGAGACCTGGAGGACTAA